AAATGAATTAAGGACATctgtcaacatcaactgaGCACAATTTGAACCCATACGTTATGGCAGAGAGAAAGTCACTATAAACTGTAGAGACAGTGATAGAACAGTGTTACGTTGGTTGGAATATTCATAAGTAGAGAAGTACCTTATCTTCGTCTTGAAATCGACCAAAACGCCTCCCGTCCGACTTCATCTCAGGTATAGTCTCAAGCACATAAGAAATACCAGAGAACATGCCCTTGAAAGAAATGCAATAGCTTGCTGGTTTGGCACTCGCATACCCTTCATATCGTAGTGACATCGCAGACTTCCCGATATGCACTGGCCGGTCTCTCCATCTATATTGCCGGCTGTTTAGAAGAACCAGACGATAGTTCGGTTCTTCCTTTTGGCACTTGGAACAGATGTATTGCACATCAGGCGGCCAATGTAGCAGACCGACGCATGCGAGATGCTGCCAAGCATAACATTCAGCGCAGCAAAGTCCTCGGACGTCTAATCCAGCAGGTTCACCGCAGCATGGAATAGACAAGACAAATTCTCGCACAGCTAGGCCCTTGAATTGGGGAATAGAAGTATAGGAGCATTTCTCGACAGCGACTGAAGCTTGGgcaaaagaaacagcatCCCGGGGTTCGCACAGCTTCAGTATCATATGCAGTATTTCAAACGGGAGAGCAACCCTCCATTTCTCGAATTGGGCCGCGGTATCCCCAATGGGAGTCTGGTAGTTCGACGATAAAGCCCTTGACAGGGCTCGGAAACCAGGTGAGCACCAAGCTGCTGAGGAGCTAGTGACTAATAACAGACTTTTGCTACACCAATCGCCATCTTTGCGAAGCTCCACAAAGGCGACATGGAtaggagaaagaaggatcaAGCGAGGCACATGGCCGTTTGCTCCATTGTGATCCAGATATATTCTGGCCTTCAGTATAGCTATGCTTTTCATTGATACAGGAAGGATGTCCTCCTGAATCACAACAAGGAACCTGTGGAACCAGAAAACCTCCGTCTTGGGATACTGCCATTGTTCAAGTACTGCTTTACCCATGTCAGTTCTACTTCCTGACGTGACCTCAAAGTCCCAAGCTGCTAAACTCAAGAGGGCCATGGAAAGTGATTTGAAGTCACGATTCGTGTATCCCCAATCAGAAGGGTCAAGGTACCGATTCCatctgaagaaaaagtcCGTAAAGATCCGCTCCTGTAGCTCATTCATGGCAGTCGGAATACCAAATTCCAACTGTAATCTTTTTAGATTGAGTCGTTGCAGGTCGAGCTCGTCGACTCTGGTATACTTATGTGGGACAAGGTGAGAATACCCCAAATCAGTGAAACGGATACCAATATCATGGCCCTCCCGAAGGGTAGCGGGCTTGAGATATGTGTCCGTCGGTACAGGAAATAGGGGTCTGGTAAAGCGCTTCCCTTGGGAGATTTTGAAAGTTCCAGTTTCCGTATCAAGAGTGTAGATGAAGTCCATGTCGGAAAGATCAAGGGTAGGTGATGTGaccttcttccagcctttGATGTTGTCCGGGTTGCCAAGCAACTGGTTGAGCTTTCGCAGCGTGGATATATGCCCAGGAGGAGTAATTAACCAAGCCGAATCACCGTACCGATACCATTTCCCTAAACGTAGTTGTCAGTATGGGGAACTATGGAGTCATCTAGTATATGTCACGGACCTTTCACACGGAGATTCCACACCCCGCGACATGTCATTGGAAGAGACTAAAAGTACCACCAAGGTAAAGCCAAGGGTTTGAGGTAAAAGGGATAGTATTGCTCAAGCTGTTGGAATTCAGCCAGAATATCTAATGGGTCTGATGGTAGAAATTAGTTCATTGTttcgaagaagaacaaacgAGTTTCCTGCACGGTTTGTGTAGTTTGCATGGACGCCGCGGAGTATATTCACTGTTTGCTGAAAGGGGAAGACCAGGTCTTAAGTCAACTCTCAGTGTTTCTCCTGCACTATATAACTAGATCACTTAATGGGTTATAGGCTATTCTCAACAGTTCATGTCTCGCTTAGGCTTCCGAGCTACTGGACAGGCGCCATTCTCCTTACAAATCAAGCAAAGAATTAATTCTGCTCAATGCCTCATCTTGGAGCAAGTCATAGCCTTTTCATGACACAAATGAAAAGGACCGTATTATCGTTGGCTTTGTTGTCCCCAGAGAGTACAATAGATGCTCAAGCAGTGTCTATCGGGATATTTCAATGAACAAATGATCTGCCTCTGTCTCACATTGCTTTAAAGTATCGGTAGAGCAAACGTCTATAACGTGTGAGAAACATGTATAGAGAGGGTAAAAGTCAATCCCTGACTACCAAGTCACTTTCCGCCCTCCTCGTCCACTCCATCCAGCTCCCATCATACACCCTCCTTTCCATATCGTAACCTGTCTCCTGTAAAGATAAGTCCAATGCGGCGGCAGTTACTCCAGAATTACAAGTCAAGATAACCGGTCTAGTGCCATCGATACCCGCGGTCTCAAAGAGCCTCTTCAGTTCTGGTAATGGCAGAAAAGCCTTCGATTCTGTGTCCAACACCGCTGCCAACGGAATATTGATCGCAGAAGGCATGTGTCCCGACCGGAGAGTGGAATCAGCTTCTTCCTGCGTCCCCGAAAAACGACCTGGGATCCTGGCGTCTATGATGTCGTAATTCTTCCGTTCATGCAAAATAATGTCCCGCAATTCCTCAAATGCGATAACTTGGTTCGCACCTGGTTCGTGAACAGGGTAAACAGTCTGTGGGAGCGGCGACATATTTCCTTCTTGAATTGGATATCCTTGTTCCGTATACAGACGGAAATTGTTCAAGACATGTACCGAATCATGTCCGAAGAGGCGACAGGCCCATGCTACGCGCGGTGCGCTATACATGCCTATCTCGACTGCATCGTAGACGACCAGGATGTCGTCCGGTTGGATACCCATTTCTCCCATGCAGTGGGCGAAGTGACTGGCCGTGGGAAGCATTTGGGGGTACGGTGATGTGTTGTCTGCTATGACATCCATATCAAAGAAACTATTCCTTTCTTAGGACACGGTATTGTACGTGGGGTAACAACTTGACCTACACTGAGCCTGGTATATGCTGCTTTTCGTAGGATGAGCGCAGTGTCCCACGCCCTGCCGCTACTGGAATGACACGACGGGTTGCTGATTTCCTGGCATTGTGAAAATCTTCTGGACTCACCAGAATGGAGGGAAAAGGGTCGGTGGACATTGTATGCGGGGACGTGTTTACGAAGCAATGGCGATGCGATTTATGATGTTGTCACAGTCACGATACACGAATCAAGACACTTGTCTTATTTATCCTCAACTATAGCGGTTAGATAGATGTAAAGTAATGTTGTCACCCAACTGTAGCAATGTGAGTCCTCTTTGCCGGTAGCTGAATCACAGTGGAAGATCACAAGCATTGAACCAATGTGCGATTAATCCCTTATGCATTTGCTTAGTCATGGGTGCATATGATGCATAATTCTTTTGGGAAAATCATGAAATTCTTGGCATTTGACATTTTGAATATCAAACCCTCAACATTTCAATCACGCTTCATTGTCCATTTGCTTGCCATTTTCTTGGATATTTTCTTGTTATGAAGTAGCCTCTTGGTCGATTTCACAGGGGATGTCAGTATTGGGCGATCTTGACTCACGTAGCCGTTCTAATTCATAAATGTCATATTTGAATTTCATATTTGAGTTTCAGGAAATTCTCAAAAGTCGGAAAttcttatcttatcgccCCCCCCCCACCCCCCAGCTCATACATTTAGTAGTATATAGTAATGTACCATGGTTTGCTTCACCACTCTAGGTTGAAATTGGTTCTCTGTGACTTTCAACACCCAGAGATGTAGATTTGTCTTGCATTGTTTCTATATTGAGAAGACCGGGCTGTTTGATGGGACCTATATCATAAGGTCTCATTTCAAAGATATCACGTCTCTCTTCAGTCTGACAAACGAGGCCTTTCGAATAGTGTAATAAGATAGGAGCTTATCCTTATGCCGTTATTTACAGACACTAGCGATTTCTTGACCTTGTTACCTTAACCGAGAACATCAAAGCTGACTGTCCAATATGCCTGTAAGCAGAGCCGGTCATCTCGTGCCTAGATTTTGTCCACGGGTTTATATATCCCCGCCATCAGCAAATTCCTTGATTTTAAAAACACCATTCGGCATACTTATAATAACATATTCAACTCCATTATGTATACCAAAATACCTCCTACAGACATGACAATTGACGGTAAAAACATTTCAGGCTTCGTCTCAATCACAAAACCCAAGTCACTGATTGAGAGACAAATCCAAAATAATCTTCCCCCTAGCATGTCCCCCATCCAATCTCGCAAAAGCCTCCTCGAAAAGCTCCAAAGGCCAAATACTATCTACAACAGGCCGACACTTCCCCACCTCAACAAGCTTCGTAATAGCCTCAAGATGCTCTCTCTTTGGCTCCATCACAAAGAACAAACTCTTGACACTCTTCTCTCGTAACTCCTCCGGTCGAACCTGCTTCGGGGGCTGGTAGATGCTAACCAAAACACCGCCATCCTTTACACACCACCACGCATCTGCCAATGACTTCCCCCCAATACAATCAACAACCACATCAACCTGGTTCCCTGGCTCCTGTGCCCACCCCCGCAAATCAGTTTGCCGATAATCAATAACCTCACTCGCTCCCAACCCCTTCACAAAGTCCACGTTCCTCGATCCACACGTCCCAATAACCGTCGCACCAACCAGCCTCGCAATCTGGGTAACCCAGATCCCCACTCCTCCAGAAGCAGCAGTAACAAGaactctcttccccttccactcCTCACTTTCAAAGTTCCCAATCCCGCTCTGAACGAACAAAGCCTGCCAAGCCGTTTGCGCGGAAAGCGGGACGGCAGTTGACTCCGCCCAGCTTAGTCTGTTCGGTCGATGCGCCAGTTCATCGGTGACGGCAATGGTGTAGTCGCTGGCACAACCGGGCCGCAGATAGTTTGTCCGAGCGTAGACCTCATCTCCGACAGAGAAGGGAGAATTGCGGGGCGATTTGACGACTGTGCCGGCGATGTCGTAACATGGGATTTGTGTCCGGGGCTTGGGTGGAGGGAAGTACTTTAGCCAGTTGAGTTCATTCGCACAGGGGGAGACGCAGTGGACGCGAATGAGGTGCTCGTTTGTGTTGGGGTCTGGGGTTGGGATGTCGAGCGTGGTTTGGATAAGGCGGGTTTCTTGGATGTCGGGTTGAAGGAGAGCACGCATTgttttggggagggttgtAGTGGACATTTTAGTAAGGTTCTTTCGAATTTGGGTGTATTTGATAGTATATAGGTTTTCTATATTAAAGATTCATAGATAGTATTCGAAGTTTTGGATGTGTTCGTGTCATGATCTCGTATTTATGTCTTTGGCGGGTTTCAGGGATAGCCTATGGATATCCGGTTGTATTTATGAAGGTGACTGAGGTCATGAGAGTGATACCCGAGACGCAGGGTGTTCATTTGTTAGTTGACGCTTGGTCTAGAACGATAAATACAACGGTATAGGATAAATAAACCTTACCTTTTGACATTCCACGGTCTGAAAACGACATAGACACGGAAAATATTGTCTCGACTCGATGGTGGCCGTTCCCGAATAGCCTATTGAACCTCGTGTTGCCAAAAACACCCGACAATCGCCCATCCGTGGTTGAGTGCATTGTTTGGGGAAAAATATGCGATTCGCTCCACATGAATTTCAGCGAGAGGGCATGCTCTATTACTCTATTACCTGTACATTTCCGCTCTGGTCCTATATAGATACTGCCTAGAAGTCTATCCACTCTTATTCTGATATAGACACACTGCGATACACCAGTACTAATATTTAGAAGGAAAACCCTCTCTACTACAGGGCACAGGAGGTACCTCAGTAATTGTATCAGGCGTAAGTAACCTAATCGAATAGCCCGCAGAAATTAGATTTGGGA
This window of the Aspergillus oryzae RIB40 DNA, chromosome 8 genome carries:
- a CDS encoding NADP-dependent oxidoreductase (zinc-binding oxidoreductase), which encodes MSTTTLPKTMRALLQPDIQETRLIQTTLDIPTPDPNTNEHLIRVHCVSPCANELNWLKYFPPPKPRTQIPCYDIAGTVVKSPRNSPFSVGDEVYARTNYLRPGCASDYTIAVTDELAHRPNRLSWAESTAVPLSAQTAWQALFVQSGIGNFESEEWKGKRVLVTAASGGVGIWVTQIARLVGATVIGTCGSRNVDFVKGLGASEVIDYRQTDLRGWAQEPGNQVDVVVDCIGGKSLADAWWCVKDGGVLVSIYQPPKQVRPEELREKSVKSLFFVMEPKREHLEAITKLVEVGKCRPVVDSIWPLELFEEAFARLDGGHARGKIILDLSLNQ
- a CDS encoding PHD finger domain-containing protein (predicted protein); the encoded protein is MTCRGVWNLRVKGKWYRYGDSAWLITPPGHISTLRKLNQLLGNPDNIKGWKKVTSPTLDLSDMDFIYTLDTETGTFKISQGKRFTRPLFPVPTDTYLKPATLREGHDIGIRFTDLGYSHLVPHKYTRVDELDLQRLNLKRLQLEFGIPTAMNELQERIFTDFFFRWNRYLDPSDWGYTNRDFKSLSMALLSLAAWDFEVTSGSRTDMGKAVLEQWQYPKTEVFWFHRFLVVIQEDILPVSMKSIAILKARIYLDHNGANGHVPRLILLSPIHVAFVELRKDGDWCSKSLLLVTSSSAAWCSPGFRALSRALSSNYQTPIGDTAAQFEKWRVALPFEILHMILKLCEPRDAVSFAQASVAVEKCSYTSIPQFKGLAVREFVLSIPCCGEPAGLDVRGLCCAECYAWQHLACVGLLHWPPDVQYICSKCQKEEPNYRLVLLNSRQYRWRDRPVHIGKSAMSLRYEGYASAKPASYCISFKGMFSGISYVLETIPEMKSDGRRFGRFQDEDKGSSEND
- a CDS encoding sulfurtransferase (rhodanese-related sulfurtransferase) yields the protein MSTDPFPSILVSPEDFHNARKSATRRVIPVAAGRGTLRSSYEKQHIPGSVFFDMDVIADNTSPYPQMLPTASHFAHCMGEMGIQPDDILVVYDAVEIGMYSAPRVAWACRLFGHDSVHVLNNFRLYTEQGYPIQEGNMSPLPQTVYPVHEPGANQVIAFEELRDIILHERKNYDIIDARIPGRFSGTQEEADSTLRSGHMPSAINIPLAAVLDTESKAFLPLPELKRLFETAGIDGTRPVILTCNSGVTAAALDLSLQETGYDMERRVYDGSWMEWTRRAESDLVVRD